One part of the Sphingobium yanoikuyae genome encodes these proteins:
- a CDS encoding PaaI family thioesterase yields MTGLEEIEQFMAAGTRPPMMDLFDIDLLEAEEGKVVFVATPTSQTYNFMGIAHGGYAATLLDSACGIAANSAAQVPINCVTLELKVAYHAPLTDRVGMVRAIGQVVSMGKRVAHTEARLIDMAGKLYASATSTLLLVDRAA; encoded by the coding sequence ATGACCGGTCTGGAAGAGATCGAACAGTTCATGGCGGCCGGCACCCGGCCGCCCATGATGGACCTGTTCGACATCGATCTGCTTGAGGCGGAGGAGGGGAAGGTCGTCTTTGTCGCGACGCCCACCTCGCAGACCTACAATTTCATGGGCATCGCCCATGGTGGCTATGCCGCGACGCTGCTGGATTCGGCCTGCGGCATCGCGGCGAACTCCGCGGCCCAAGTGCCCATCAACTGCGTCACGCTCGAACTCAAGGTCGCCTATCATGCGCCCTTGACCGACAGGGTCGGGATGGTCCGTGCAATCGGCCAGGTGGTGTCGATGGGCAAGAGGGTGGCGCATACCGAGGCGCGTCTGATCGACATGGCCGGCAAACTCTATGCCTCCGCGACATCGACCTTGCTGCTCGTCGATCGGGCGGCCTGA
- a CDS encoding electron transfer flavoprotein subunit alpha/FixB family protein: MNTLVWVEHDNASVKDATLSAVTAAAKLGEVHLLVAGAGIGGVAEAAAKVAGVAKVVTFDDAAFKHALPENVAPAVADLMRGYDAFVAPSTSNGKNIAPRVAALLDVMQVSDILSVESADTFTRPIYAGNAIATVQSSDAKKVITVRGTAFEKAAREGGSASIEAATGTDAGLSSFVGAEIAQSERPELTSAKIIVSGGRALGSAGQFHGVIDPLADKLGAGVGASRAAVDAGYAPNDFQVGQTGKIVAPEVYVAVGISGAIQHLAGMKDSKTIIAINKDEDAPIFQVADIGLVGDLFKIVPELTEKL; this comes from the coding sequence ATGAATACGCTCGTCTGGGTTGAACATGACAATGCGTCGGTCAAGGATGCGACGCTATCGGCCGTCACCGCCGCTGCCAAACTTGGTGAGGTCCATCTGCTGGTTGCCGGTGCGGGCATCGGCGGCGTGGCCGAGGCTGCTGCGAAGGTCGCGGGTGTCGCCAAAGTCGTAACGTTCGACGATGCGGCGTTCAAACACGCTTTGCCCGAGAATGTCGCGCCGGCCGTCGCGGACCTGATGCGCGGCTATGACGCGTTCGTGGCGCCTTCCACTTCGAATGGCAAGAACATCGCGCCGCGCGTGGCGGCCTTGCTTGATGTGATGCAGGTCAGCGACATCCTGTCGGTGGAAAGCGCTGACACGTTCACGCGTCCCATCTACGCGGGAAATGCGATCGCGACGGTCCAGTCGTCTGATGCAAAGAAGGTTATCACGGTGCGTGGCACAGCCTTCGAGAAGGCGGCCCGCGAGGGTGGCTCGGCCAGTATCGAGGCTGCGACGGGCACGGATGCGGGACTTTCCAGCTTCGTGGGTGCCGAGATCGCCCAGTCCGAGCGCCCGGAACTCACCTCGGCCAAAATCATCGTCTCGGGCGGGCGAGCGCTGGGCTCGGCCGGGCAGTTTCATGGCGTGATCGATCCGCTGGCCGACAAGCTGGGCGCGGGTGTGGGCGCAAGCCGCGCGGCGGTCGATGCTGGCTATGCGCCCAACGATTTTCAGGTCGGCCAGACCGGCAAGATCGTGGCGCCGGAAGTCTATGTCGCCGTCGGCATATCGGGTGCGATTCAGCACCTTGCTGGCATGAAGGATAGCAAGACCATCATCGCGATCAACAAGGATGAGGACGCGCCCATCTTCCAGGTCGCCGATATCGGCCTGGTCGGCGACCTCTTCAAGATCGTTCCTGAACTGACCGAAAAGCTTTGA
- a CDS encoding electron transfer flavoprotein subunit beta/FixA family protein — MKVLVPVKRVIDYNVKPRVKADGTGVDLANVKMSMNPFDEIAVEEAIRLKEKGVATEIVVVSIGVAKAQETLRTALAMGADRAILVQTDDEVEPLAVAKILKAIATEEAPGLVILGKQAIDDDANQTGQMLAALLGWGQGTFASKVEVSGETVAVTREVDGGLETVSLKLPAIVTTDLRLNEPRYASLPNIMKAKSKPLATKTPADLGVEIASRLKTLKVTEPPKRSAGIKVADVDELVARLKEMAI, encoded by the coding sequence ATGAAGGTGCTTGTGCCCGTCAAGCGGGTTATCGATTATAATGTGAAACCGCGCGTGAAGGCGGATGGGACGGGCGTCGATTTGGCGAACGTGAAGATGTCGATGAACCCGTTCGACGAGATCGCCGTCGAAGAGGCTATCCGCCTCAAGGAAAAGGGAGTCGCGACCGAAATCGTGGTGGTGTCGATCGGCGTCGCCAAGGCGCAGGAAACGCTGCGCACCGCGCTCGCCATGGGGGCCGACCGCGCGATCCTCGTCCAGACTGACGATGAGGTCGAGCCGCTCGCCGTCGCCAAGATCCTGAAGGCCATCGCCACCGAGGAGGCTCCGGGCCTGGTGATCCTCGGCAAGCAGGCCATCGACGATGATGCCAATCAGACCGGCCAGATGCTGGCAGCCCTTCTCGGTTGGGGGCAGGGCACATTCGCCAGCAAGGTCGAAGTATCGGGCGAGACTGTCGCGGTGACCCGTGAGGTGGATGGCGGTCTGGAGACCGTAAGCCTCAAACTGCCGGCGATCGTGACGACCGATCTGCGTCTCAACGAACCGCGCTATGCGAGCCTGCCCAATATCATGAAGGCCAAATCCAAGCCGCTGGCGACGAAGACGCCGGCCGATCTCGGTGTTGAGATCGCCTCGCGCCTCAAGACGCTCAAGGTGACCGAACCCCCCAAGCGCTCGGCGGGCATCAAGGTGGCCGACGTCGATGAATTGGTCGCCAGGCTCAAGGAAATGGCGATTTGA
- a CDS encoding 3-hydroxyacyl-CoA dehydrogenase/enoyl-CoA hydratase family protein, with product MSEQAIKPVGAPPETIKKVCVIGAGVMGAGIAAQVANAGVPVLLLDIVPKEGGDRDAVAKGAVAKMLKTDPAPFMSKAAAKLVETGNIDDHLERVAECDWIVEAIVERLDIKQALYAKLEQLKRPGTAVSSNTSTIPLGHLVEGRDDQFKQDFLITHFFNPPRYMRLIEIVTGPDTDTAVARRVSDFVDRKLGKRIVPARDTPGFIANRIGTYWLAVAINAAMDQGLTVEEADQIGGKPMGVPKTGIFGLVDLVGVDLMPLLTKSLSSTLPAGDAYFDTVRPMPLVDRMIAEGFTGRKGKGGFYAFDKATKTKKALDLATGEYRVSVKPASLPGRAEKDLAALVAAPGKVGAYAWEILGKVLSYAASLVGEAADNIVGIDDAMKLGYNWKFGPFELIDRLGPGKLAERLAAEGRDVPAILKVAGDRPFYRVQDGRRQYLDAAGDYHDVVRPEGVLLLEDIKLHSQPILKNGSAALWDVGDGVACLEFTGKMNALDGDVMKLIGQAIPVVQDKFKALVVYNEGSNFSAGANLGLALFALNIAAWGEIEKLVAGGQQAYKALKYALFPVVSAPAGMALGGGCEILLNSDAVQAHAESYVGLVECGVGLIPGWGGCGEMIDRWRSSPGMPKGPMPAVAKVFETVSTATVAKSAAEAKEHGFLRPSDGITMNRDRLLADAKAKALELADGYKPPVAPEFRLPGAGGKSALSMAVEGFQARGLATSYDGVVSGALADVLTGGEKDLIDIVTEEDLLALERKAFMQLVRDPRTQARVEQMLVTGKPLRN from the coding sequence ATGAGCGAGCAGGCCATCAAGCCAGTCGGCGCCCCGCCGGAAACCATCAAAAAGGTCTGCGTGATCGGCGCAGGCGTCATGGGCGCCGGCATCGCAGCGCAGGTCGCCAATGCCGGCGTGCCGGTGCTGCTGCTCGATATCGTGCCCAAGGAGGGCGGCGATCGTGACGCCGTGGCGAAGGGTGCGGTCGCGAAGATGCTGAAGACCGATCCGGCGCCCTTCATGTCGAAGGCTGCGGCGAAGCTCGTTGAAACGGGCAATATCGACGACCATCTCGAGCGGGTGGCCGAATGCGACTGGATCGTCGAGGCGATCGTCGAACGGCTCGACATCAAGCAGGCGCTCTACGCCAAGCTCGAGCAGCTCAAGCGTCCGGGCACGGCGGTATCGTCCAATACCTCGACGATTCCGCTTGGCCATCTGGTCGAGGGGCGGGACGATCAGTTCAAACAGGACTTCCTGATCACCCATTTCTTCAATCCGCCGCGCTACATGCGGCTCATCGAAATCGTGACCGGCCCCGACACTGATACGGCTGTGGCGAGGCGCGTCTCGGATTTCGTCGATCGAAAGCTCGGCAAGCGCATCGTGCCGGCGCGGGACACGCCGGGCTTCATCGCCAATCGCATCGGTACCTACTGGCTGGCCGTCGCGATCAATGCCGCGATGGACCAGGGGCTGACGGTGGAGGAAGCCGACCAGATCGGCGGAAAGCCGATGGGCGTGCCCAAGACCGGCATTTTCGGCCTTGTCGATCTCGTTGGCGTCGACCTCATGCCGCTGCTCACGAAGAGCCTGTCCTCGACGCTGCCGGCAGGTGACGCCTATTTCGACACGGTGAGGCCGATGCCGCTCGTCGACAGGATGATCGCGGAAGGCTTTACCGGGCGGAAGGGCAAGGGCGGTTTCTACGCGTTCGACAAGGCGACGAAGACCAAGAAAGCGCTCGATCTCGCGACCGGCGAATATCGCGTATCGGTGAAGCCGGCTTCCTTGCCGGGCCGGGCCGAGAAGGACCTGGCAGCATTGGTTGCTGCGCCCGGCAAGGTCGGCGCCTATGCCTGGGAAATTCTCGGCAAGGTTCTTTCCTATGCCGCGAGTCTGGTCGGTGAAGCTGCGGACAACATCGTCGGCATCGATGACGCGATGAAGCTCGGCTACAACTGGAAGTTCGGGCCGTTCGAACTGATCGATCGCCTCGGGCCGGGCAAGCTCGCCGAACGGCTGGCCGCCGAGGGGCGGGATGTTCCCGCGATCCTCAAGGTAGCCGGAGATCGGCCTTTCTACCGGGTGCAGGACGGCCGTCGGCAATATCTCGATGCCGCCGGCGACTATCATGATGTCGTGCGGCCCGAGGGCGTGCTGCTGCTGGAAGACATCAAGCTCCATAGCCAGCCGATCCTCAAAAATGGTTCGGCGGCACTCTGGGATGTCGGCGACGGCGTTGCCTGCCTTGAGTTCACCGGCAAGATGAACGCGCTCGACGGCGATGTGATGAAGCTGATCGGTCAGGCGATCCCGGTCGTGCAGGACAAGTTCAAGGCGCTCGTCGTCTATAATGAGGGCAGCAATTTCTCCGCCGGCGCCAATCTCGGTCTTGCTCTGTTCGCACTGAACATCGCGGCATGGGGCGAGATCGAAAAGCTCGTCGCGGGCGGGCAGCAGGCCTACAAGGCGCTCAAATATGCGCTGTTCCCGGTCGTGAGCGCTCCGGCCGGCATGGCATTGGGCGGCGGTTGCGAGATCCTGCTCAACAGTGATGCCGTGCAGGCCCATGCCGAAAGCTATGTGGGTCTGGTCGAGTGCGGCGTGGGTCTGATCCCTGGCTGGGGCGGATGCGGTGAAATGATCGATCGCTGGCGCTCCAGTCCCGGCATGCCCAAGGGGCCGATGCCGGCCGTAGCCAAGGTCTTCGAGACGGTATCGACAGCCACTGTGGCAAAGTCGGCCGCCGAGGCGAAGGAGCATGGCTTCCTGCGTCCCTCGGACGGCATTACGATGAACCGGGACCGTCTGCTGGCGGACGCCAAGGCGAAGGCACTGGAACTGGCCGACGGTTACAAACCGCCTGTGGCTCCGGAATTCCGCTTGCCTGGCGCGGGAGGCAAGTCCGCTCTTTCGATGGCTGTCGAAGGCTTCCAGGCCCGTGGCCTCGCCACATCTTACGATGGTGTCGTATCCGGCGCGCTCGCCGACGTCCTGACGGGCGGCGAGAAGGATCTCATCGACATCGTGACCGAAGAGGATCTGCTGGCGCTCGAGCGCAAGGCCTTCATGCAACTGGTGCGCGACCCGCGGACCCAGGCGCGCGTCGAGCAGATGCTCGTCACCGGCAAGCCGCTGCGTAACTGA
- a CDS encoding NAD(P)H-dependent flavin oxidoreductase yields MTLPASLEKRLAIPAIVAPMFLVSGPDLVVSCCEAGLLGTFPALNQRTSQGFGEWLDEIEERLAPMPGAAPFGVNLIVHKSNPRLDADLELIVRHHVPLVITSLGAIADLVQVVQGYGGLVFHDVTNVRHAEKALEAGVDGLIAVAAGAGGHAGTMSPFALVDEIRRFFQGPLALSGAITRGHQIAAAQMMGADLAYIGSHFIASEESLASPAQKDMVIGAGPADIVYTDRVTGVGANFLRPSLEAATLPEPHGALSVSEEAKAWKTIWSAGHGVGATTAVQPARSICERLIAEYQAALQSE; encoded by the coding sequence TTGACGCTTCCGGCAAGCCTCGAAAAGCGGCTGGCCATTCCAGCCATCGTTGCGCCGATGTTCCTTGTGTCGGGACCGGACCTTGTCGTCAGTTGCTGCGAGGCGGGACTGCTTGGTACTTTCCCGGCGCTCAACCAGCGCACCAGTCAAGGTTTCGGTGAATGGCTGGATGAAATCGAGGAGCGGCTGGCTCCCATGCCGGGAGCGGCGCCCTTCGGCGTCAACCTCATCGTCCATAAGAGCAATCCGAGGCTCGACGCCGATCTGGAACTGATCGTTCGGCACCATGTGCCATTGGTCATCACCTCGCTCGGCGCCATCGCGGATCTTGTCCAGGTGGTTCAGGGCTATGGCGGGCTGGTCTTTCACGACGTGACGAACGTGCGTCATGCGGAAAAGGCGCTCGAAGCTGGCGTCGACGGTCTGATCGCGGTCGCTGCCGGCGCGGGGGGACATGCCGGCACGATGAGCCCGTTCGCACTGGTTGACGAGATACGGCGCTTCTTCCAGGGGCCGCTGGCGCTTTCCGGCGCCATCACGCGCGGCCACCAGATCGCGGCCGCGCAGATGATGGGGGCCGATCTTGCCTATATCGGATCCCACTTCATCGCGTCGGAAGAGAGTCTCGCCTCGCCGGCACAGAAAGACATGGTGATCGGGGCCGGACCAGCGGATATCGTCTATACGGACCGGGTCACCGGCGTCGGGGCCAATTTTCTCCGGCCCTCGCTGGAAGCCGCGACTCTCCCTGAGCCACATGGCGCGCTTTCGGTTTCGGAGGAGGCCAAGGCCTGGAAGACGATCTGGTCGGCAGGCCACGGTGTCGGCGCTACCACTGCCGTCCAACCGGCCCGATCCATCTGTGAGAGACTCATTGCCGAATATCAGGCGGCATTACAATCAGAGTAG
- a CDS encoding acyl-CoA dehydrogenase C-terminal domain-containing protein, which translates to MQVYDAPLRDMRFVLNELHADDGFGDIPALSEFTPDLTDAILEEAARFCRDVLLPINRSGDEEGCHLENGVVRTPAGFAQAYKQFAEGGWTALASDPEWGGQGLPEAVNKLVEEMICSSNLSFGLYPGLTHGATTAIEGHGSDALKQAYLPKMVSGQWSGTMCLTEPHCGTDLGLLRSRAVPQGDGSYKVTGSKIFISAGEHDLTENIIHLVLARLPDAPKGVKGISLFLVPKYLPREDGTPGQSNGVACAAIEHKMGLKASATCQMNFDDSIGWIVGEPGKGMAAMFTMMNTERVSVGIQGLGVGEAAYQAAAWYAKDRIQGRALSGPKYPDQAADPIIVHPDVRRMLMTMRAYNEGCRALSAWVSRALDAEKHSPEPEVRQRASDFIALMTPVVKALFTDLAFDSANLAVQCYGGHGYIRESGVEQYARDARITMIYEGTNGVQALDLVGRKLGAHMGRYLRSFFHPVSAFIEENNVDGPMKPMIEALAKAFGALQLSTATVAQRALKDPEEAGAASADYLRLMGLVAMGYCFAKATKIAGLQLFFGSEDKRFYDAKIKTATFFFERILPQATASFLAIKAGKKSLMALEDDVF; encoded by the coding sequence ATGCAAGTCTATGACGCCCCGTTGCGCGACATGCGCTTCGTGCTCAACGAACTCCATGCCGATGACGGCTTCGGGGATATTCCCGCGCTGTCGGAGTTCACACCGGATCTGACCGATGCCATCCTCGAGGAGGCGGCGCGCTTCTGTCGCGACGTCCTGTTGCCGATCAACCGGTCGGGCGACGAGGAGGGGTGTCATCTGGAAAACGGCGTTGTGCGGACGCCGGCGGGGTTCGCGCAAGCCTATAAGCAGTTCGCCGAAGGTGGCTGGACCGCGCTCGCATCCGATCCGGAATGGGGTGGGCAGGGGCTGCCGGAAGCGGTCAACAAGCTGGTCGAGGAGATGATCTGCTCGTCCAACCTCTCCTTCGGCCTCTACCCGGGCCTCACCCATGGTGCCACCACTGCGATCGAGGGCCATGGCAGTGACGCGCTCAAGCAGGCCTACCTGCCCAAGATGGTGAGCGGCCAGTGGTCCGGCACGATGTGCCTGACCGAGCCTCATTGCGGTACCGATCTCGGGCTCCTGCGCAGCCGCGCGGTCCCGCAGGGCGATGGCAGCTACAAGGTCACCGGCTCCAAGATCTTCATCTCCGCCGGTGAGCATGACCTGACCGAGAATATCATCCATCTCGTGCTCGCCCGCCTGCCCGACGCCCCCAAGGGCGTGAAGGGCATCAGCTTGTTTCTCGTCCCCAAATATCTGCCCAGGGAGGACGGTACTCCCGGTCAATCGAACGGCGTCGCCTGCGCCGCGATCGAGCACAAGATGGGTCTCAAGGCGTCGGCGACGTGCCAGATGAACTTCGATGATTCGATCGGCTGGATCGTCGGTGAGCCTGGCAAGGGCATGGCCGCCATGTTCACGATGATGAACACGGAGCGTGTCTCCGTCGGCATCCAGGGCCTGGGTGTGGGCGAGGCGGCGTATCAGGCGGCGGCCTGGTATGCGAAAGATCGTATTCAGGGTCGGGCGCTCTCGGGACCCAAATATCCCGATCAGGCAGCCGATCCGATCATCGTTCACCCCGATGTTCGCCGCATGTTGATGACGATGCGGGCTTATAATGAGGGATGCCGGGCGCTCTCGGCCTGGGTCTCGCGCGCCCTGGACGCGGAAAAACATTCTCCCGAACCCGAAGTGCGCCAGCGTGCGAGTGACTTCATTGCGCTCATGACCCCCGTCGTCAAAGCGCTCTTCACCGACCTTGCGTTCGACAGCGCGAACCTTGCGGTCCAATGCTATGGTGGCCACGGCTACATCCGCGAAAGCGGCGTCGAGCAATATGCCCGTGATGCCCGGATCACCATGATCTATGAGGGGACGAACGGCGTTCAGGCGCTCGATCTCGTCGGCCGCAAGCTCGGCGCCCATATGGGCCGCTATCTGCGCAGCTTCTTCCATCCGGTGTCGGCTTTCATCGAGGAAAACAACGTCGACGGACCGATGAAGCCGATGATCGAGGCGCTCGCCAAGGCGTTCGGGGCGCTGCAGCTTTCGACGGCCACGGTCGCGCAGCGGGCGCTCAAGGATCCCGAAGAGGCGGGCGCGGCGTCGGCGGACTATCTGCGTCTGATGGGCCTGGTGGCCATGGGCTATTGCTTTGCCAAGGCGACCAAGATCGCAGGCTTGCAGCTCTTCTTCGGCAGCGAGGACAAGCGCTTCTACGATGCCAAGATCAAGACGGCGACGTTCTTCTTCGAGCGTATCCTGCCTCAGGCGACCGCCAGCTTCCTGGCGATCAAGGCGGGCAAGAAGTCGCTGATGGCGCTGGAAGACGACGTGTTTTGA